A genomic segment from Actinomadura hallensis encodes:
- a CDS encoding pyridoxamine 5'-phosphate oxidase family protein has translation MTALSPTLSSTGRTRLGRRSDRARRDRSDLYDVLDAGLVCHLGVIVDGSPRVLPTGYGRLGDTLYVHGSSGARSLREGPAQDVCVTVTHLDGIVIARSLYHHSLNYRSAVIYGRPRLVTDPDEKLAGLRAITEHLAPGQWDVARKPTRKELASSSVLAIPLEEASVKIRQGPPGDDEEDYALDVWAGVVPVHQVFGAPCPDPALRPGIPVPPHIARLAAS, from the coding sequence ATGACCGCACTCTCCCCGACGCTCTCCTCGACGGGCCGGACCCGGCTCGGCCGGCGCTCCGACCGCGCCCGCCGCGACCGCTCCGACCTCTACGACGTCCTGGACGCCGGCCTGGTCTGCCACCTCGGCGTCATCGTCGACGGTTCGCCGCGCGTTCTCCCCACCGGCTACGGACGCCTGGGCGACACCCTCTACGTCCACGGCTCGTCAGGAGCCAGGTCGCTCCGGGAGGGGCCGGCCCAGGACGTCTGCGTCACCGTCACCCACCTCGACGGCATCGTCATCGCCCGGTCCCTGTACCACCACTCCCTCAACTACCGCAGCGCCGTCATCTACGGGCGGCCCCGCCTGGTCACCGATCCCGACGAGAAACTCGCCGGCCTGCGCGCCATCACGGAGCACCTGGCCCCGGGCCAATGGGACGTGGCACGGAAGCCCACCCGCAAGGAACTCGCCTCCAGCTCCGTATTGGCGATTCCCTTGGAAGAGGCGTCCGTGAAAATCCGCCAGGGACCCCCGGGCGACGACGAGGAGGACTACGCACTCGACGTCTGGGCGGGCGTCGTCCCCGTTCACCAGGTGTTCGGCGCCCCGTGTCCGGACCCGGCCCTGCGGCCCGGCATTCCCGTCCCCCCGCACATCGCCCGCCTCGCGGCATCGTGA
- the orn gene encoding oligoribonuclease, translated as MNERLVWIDCEMTGLDLRNDALIEIAALVTDSELNILDEGVDVVIKPPQESLEQMSQVVRDMHTTSGLLDALPGGVTLAEAEDIVLKYVKKHVKEPKKAPLCGNSIATDRAFLARDMPALDGHLHYRMVDVSSIKELARRWYPRVYFASPEKKGGHRALADITESIQELRYYRAAVFVPQPGPDSETARAVAAKVASG; from the coding sequence ATGAACGAGCGGCTGGTCTGGATCGACTGCGAGATGACGGGACTCGATCTGCGCAATGACGCGCTCATCGAGATAGCCGCGCTGGTGACCGATAGCGAGCTCAACATCCTCGACGAGGGCGTCGACGTGGTCATCAAGCCACCGCAGGAGTCGCTCGAGCAGATGTCGCAGGTCGTCCGCGACATGCACACCACGTCCGGCCTCCTTGACGCCCTCCCCGGGGGCGTCACCCTCGCAGAGGCCGAGGACATCGTCCTCAAGTACGTGAAGAAGCACGTCAAGGAGCCCAAGAAGGCGCCGTTGTGCGGCAACTCCATCGCCACCGACCGCGCGTTCCTGGCCCGCGACATGCCGGCTCTCGACGGCCACCTCCACTACCGCATGGTGGACGTCTCGTCCATCAAGGAACTGGCCCGCCGCTGGTACCCGCGCGTCTACTTCGCCAGCCCGGAGAAGAAGGGCGGGCACCGCGCCCTCGCCGACATCACCGAGAGCATCCAGGAGCTGCGCTACTACCGGGCCGCCGTCTTCGTCCCGCAGCCGGGCCCCGACTCCGAGACCGCCCGCGCGGTCGCGGCCAAGGTGGCCTCCGGCTGA
- a CDS encoding beta family protein: MPAYVPILKAKAGEVEALQHLEAPPTPLRPLLELVPPSSRQQSGDLEEAEELDGANDSDTGQGPTDPTNGGGEPRKLTRQLRKLALAIRDDLPAGTICSIDTSYIDALPFASDAWECFTATLTEQLEPTPIRPVFRLPDPPERLAWVRGVIAEFGEGACLRLGSPDSDADVRQAAALLPQVLTRLELVPEQIDVVIDLWSIEDDRDLQRGLAAAEELLKWTDQYPWRSVTVAGGAFPASIGHLPGDAVSSLPRRDADLWRQLQERQPARPPDFGDYAIAHPAPGTGSRAPMPNLRYATDAEWQVWRRRTPRELGNERFCIICRDVVASEHFPTDRRRLCWGDQQIAARSEECSSPGNAAKWRAFGTSRHLALVSDRLARCGEP, translated from the coding sequence GTGCCAGCCTATGTTCCGATCCTGAAGGCCAAGGCTGGCGAAGTGGAGGCACTTCAGCACCTGGAAGCTCCGCCCACACCGCTCAGGCCGTTGCTCGAACTGGTACCGCCCAGCAGTCGTCAGCAGTCGGGCGACTTGGAAGAGGCCGAGGAACTCGACGGTGCCAACGACAGCGACACCGGCCAGGGGCCGACTGACCCGACTAACGGAGGCGGCGAACCCCGCAAGCTGACAAGACAGTTGCGGAAGCTCGCCCTGGCGATCCGTGACGATCTGCCAGCCGGCACTATCTGCTCAATCGACACCAGCTACATCGACGCCCTCCCTTTCGCCTCCGACGCTTGGGAGTGCTTCACCGCCACGCTGACCGAGCAACTGGAGCCGACCCCCATCCGACCAGTTTTTCGTCTGCCCGACCCACCGGAACGTCTTGCCTGGGTACGCGGAGTCATCGCCGAGTTCGGTGAGGGCGCGTGTCTGCGGCTGGGTTCCCCTGACAGCGATGCGGATGTGAGGCAGGCAGCGGCACTACTGCCGCAGGTGCTGACCCGACTCGAACTGGTCCCAGAGCAGATCGACGTTGTCATCGATCTCTGGTCCATCGAGGACGATCGAGACCTCCAGCGCGGCCTTGCCGCAGCCGAGGAACTGCTGAAGTGGACAGATCAGTACCCCTGGCGATCAGTGACGGTCGCCGGTGGCGCATTCCCCGCTTCGATAGGCCATCTGCCCGGCGACGCTGTTTCGTCGTTGCCGCGGCGGGACGCGGATCTGTGGCGCCAACTTCAGGAGCGGCAACCGGCGCGGCCGCCCGACTTCGGTGACTACGCCATCGCCCACCCAGCACCGGGCACCGGTAGCCGCGCGCCGATGCCCAACCTGCGGTACGCGACCGACGCCGAGTGGCAGGTTTGGCGCCGGCGCACACCACGGGAGCTCGGGAACGAGCGCTTCTGCATCATCTGCCGCGATGTTGTGGCATCCGAGCATTTCCCCACCGACCGCAGGCGCCTGTGCTGGGGAGATCAGCAGATCGCGGCCCGATCGGAGGAGTGTTCATCTCCCGGCAACGCGGCCAAGTGGCGAGCGTTCGGGACGTCTCGGCACCTAGCACTTGTCAGTGACCGCCTGGCCAGGTGCGGCGAGCCCTGA
- a CDS encoding sce7726 family protein, which produces MRESQIRASLLLALRDRHGADPNTLIRQELGLCAGARRVDLAMINGELVGFEIKSDQDTLYRLAGQAEAYGQVLDRVTLVTTARYIDKAAALVPTWWGLIRADPADGSGQTPTGNKDVSAREAVLTRVRPAALNTEQDPFAVVQLLWREEALAILRERGLHRGLERKRRWIIWQHLAEAIPLPELRALTRDQLRARRTWPGGH; this is translated from the coding sequence ACGGGGCTGACCCGAACACGCTGATTCGGCAGGAACTCGGCCTGTGCGCTGGGGCTCGCCGGGTCGATCTGGCGATGATCAACGGAGAGTTGGTCGGCTTCGAGATTAAGAGCGATCAAGACACGCTGTACCGGCTTGCCGGCCAGGCCGAGGCGTACGGCCAGGTGCTCGACCGGGTCACGCTGGTAACAACCGCGCGCTATATAGACAAGGCTGCAGCCTTGGTGCCGACCTGGTGGGGGCTGATCCGCGCGGATCCTGCTGACGGATCAGGGCAGACGCCGACCGGTAATAAGGACGTCTCTGCGCGCGAGGCTGTGCTCACACGGGTTCGTCCGGCCGCTCTGAACACCGAGCAAGATCCGTTCGCGGTGGTCCAATTGCTGTGGCGGGAAGAGGCGCTAGCGATCCTTCGCGAACGTGGACTGCACCGCGGTTTGGAGCGCAAACGCCGCTGGATCATCTGGCAGCATCTAGCTGAGGCAATCCCGCTGCCCGAGCTAAGAGCGCTCACCCGCGATCAACTCAGGGCTCGCCGCACCTGGCCAGGCGGTCACTGA